One Burkholderia cepacia genomic window carries:
- a CDS encoding response regulator → MTSDTTRSPCDDGGTPAADAADAALEAARKALQTPPATDVPAMVLLVDDQTIVAEAVRRALVDEDDIDFHYCTHSHDAMIAAVETRPTVILQDLVMPGTDGLSLVKAYRTNPATRDVPIIVLSTQEEPVIKSAAFAAGANDYLVKLPDRIELVARVRYHSRSYMNLLQRDEAYRALRQSQQQLLEANLELRRLTHSDGLTGLSNRRYLDEYLAAEWRRGTRERSELSLLMIDVDNFKLYNDTYGHVSGDSVLKQIASTIERCLGQSGDLAARFGGEEFAVVMPATSPGGLRLLGEKIRLAVEALRLRHAHSSTGNTVTISIGGASVVPACDTLETSLLEAADRALYRAKHEGKNRVEIDVAAPAEQGGAHGGTPPA, encoded by the coding sequence ATGACCAGTGACACCACGCGAAGCCCGTGCGACGACGGCGGGACGCCCGCCGCCGACGCCGCGGACGCCGCGCTCGAAGCCGCGCGCAAGGCGCTGCAGACCCCGCCGGCCACCGACGTGCCGGCGATGGTGCTGCTGGTCGACGACCAGACGATCGTCGCGGAAGCCGTACGGCGCGCGCTCGTCGACGAAGACGACATCGACTTCCATTACTGCACGCATTCTCACGACGCAATGATCGCGGCCGTCGAGACGCGGCCGACCGTGATCCTGCAGGATCTCGTGATGCCCGGCACCGACGGGCTGAGCCTCGTGAAGGCGTACCGGACGAATCCGGCGACGCGCGACGTGCCGATCATCGTGCTGTCGACGCAGGAAGAGCCCGTGATCAAGAGCGCCGCCTTCGCGGCCGGTGCGAACGACTACCTCGTGAAGCTGCCCGACCGCATCGAGCTCGTCGCGCGCGTGCGCTACCACTCGCGCTCGTACATGAACCTGCTGCAGCGCGACGAGGCCTATCGCGCGCTGCGGCAATCGCAGCAGCAGCTGCTCGAAGCCAATCTCGAGCTGCGGCGCCTCACGCATTCGGACGGCCTCACCGGGCTGTCGAACCGGCGCTATCTCGACGAATACCTCGCCGCCGAATGGCGGCGCGGCACGCGCGAGCGCAGCGAACTGTCGCTGCTGATGATCGACGTCGACAATTTCAAGCTGTACAACGACACCTACGGCCACGTGTCGGGCGACAGCGTGCTCAAGCAGATCGCGTCGACCATCGAGCGCTGTCTCGGCCAGTCGGGGGATCTCGCCGCGCGTTTCGGCGGCGAGGAATTCGCGGTCGTGATGCCGGCCACGTCGCCGGGCGGCCTGCGCCTGCTCGGCGAGAAGATCCGCCTCGCGGTCGAGGCGCTGCGGCTGCGGCACGCGCATTCGTCGACCGGCAACACGGTGACGATCAGCATCGGCGGCGCGAGCGTCGTGCCGGCGTGCGACACGCTGGAGACGTCGCTGCTCGAGGCCGCGGACCGCGCGCTCTATCGCGCGAAGCACGAGGGCAAGAACCGCGTCGAGATCGACGTGGCCGCGCCGGCGGAGCAAGGCGGCGCGCACGGGGGCACGCCGCCCGCCTGA
- a CDS encoding putative bifunctional diguanylate cyclase/phosphodiesterase: MDTEPQSSRYSLGLAAEVLASEQSVLRLITRNTPLPELLVEVCRRAEALLGDGASCTILLLDFDGVHVHVGAAPSLPAQYSAAIEGASIGPVAGSCGTAMYLRRMVVVEDIATDPLWDAYKGLALPLGLRACWSVPFLDDAGAVLGAFAVYYRTPRRPGDEETELLRDIGNSVGLAVHQDRIARQLARSEEHHRLVVNSLNEGILVVSRDGVVVASNPSANRMMRVKGDLVGRRLWSLVTSATREDGTPIAPDDWPSRRALATGAPQLGFTIRLGLADGDIIWVRGNAVPIVKPGEKQADSVLVSFNDIGPVREAQQQLRYLATRDALTGLYNRRWLGDRMRELFGARGGAAEAPRVAILFIDLVGFKKVNDTAGHDAGDALLRSVAARLAACGGGQHALTRVGGDEFVILVDDCDDPDRLEVLAREVIDAIAKPFAIANNEYWLGVSIGISVAPRDGDDAVTLMRNADSAMYDAKQRGRNHFTFFTAQLNLRLQRRFAIEQSLRRALASDMLRLAYQPVVDARSGRTVGAEALLRWTSPELGPMSPAEFIPVAEDTGLIVAIGQWVLETACRQAAEWRRTIAPDLMLAVNLSPRQFHEGLVESVGRCLAQTRLDPSALELEITEGLLMNDTDTVLPMLEALTDMNVRISVDDFGTGYSSLAYLKRFPLHNLKVDRSFVSGVPDHHDSVAITQAVVAMAHSLGMKVTAEGVETQAQSWFLQQIGCDMQQGYLFSRPLDPTDYARRLVAP; encoded by the coding sequence TTGGATACCGAACCGCAAAGTTCTCGTTACAGTCTCGGGCTCGCGGCGGAAGTGCTCGCGTCCGAGCAAAGCGTGCTGAGGCTGATCACGCGCAACACACCGCTGCCGGAGCTGCTCGTCGAAGTCTGCCGGCGCGCCGAGGCTTTGCTCGGCGACGGTGCGTCGTGCACGATCCTGCTGCTCGATTTCGACGGCGTGCACGTGCACGTCGGCGCCGCGCCGTCGCTGCCCGCCCAGTACAGCGCGGCGATCGAAGGCGCGTCGATCGGGCCGGTGGCCGGCTCGTGCGGCACGGCGATGTACCTGCGCCGGATGGTCGTCGTCGAGGACATCGCAACGGACCCGCTGTGGGACGCCTACAAGGGCCTCGCGCTGCCGCTGGGCTTGCGCGCGTGCTGGTCGGTGCCGTTCCTCGACGATGCGGGCGCCGTGCTGGGCGCGTTCGCCGTCTATTACCGCACGCCGCGCCGGCCGGGCGACGAGGAAACCGAACTGTTGCGCGACATCGGCAACAGCGTCGGCCTCGCGGTGCACCAGGACCGGATCGCGCGACAGCTCGCGCGCAGCGAGGAACATCACCGGCTCGTGGTCAACAGCCTGAACGAAGGGATCCTCGTCGTGTCGCGCGATGGCGTCGTGGTCGCGAGCAACCCGAGTGCGAACCGGATGATGCGCGTGAAGGGCGACCTCGTCGGCCGCAGGCTGTGGAGCCTGGTGACGAGCGCGACCCGCGAGGACGGCACGCCGATCGCGCCCGACGACTGGCCGAGCCGGCGCGCGCTTGCCACCGGCGCGCCGCAGCTCGGCTTTACGATCCGCCTCGGCCTCGCGGACGGCGACATCATCTGGGTGCGCGGCAACGCGGTGCCGATCGTGAAGCCGGGCGAAAAGCAGGCCGACTCGGTGCTCGTTTCATTCAACGACATCGGCCCTGTGCGCGAAGCGCAGCAGCAGTTGCGCTACCTGGCGACGCGCGATGCGCTGACGGGCCTCTACAACCGCCGCTGGCTCGGCGACCGCATGCGCGAGCTGTTCGGCGCGCGCGGCGGCGCGGCCGAAGCCCCGCGCGTCGCGATCCTGTTCATCGATCTCGTCGGCTTCAAGAAGGTCAACGACACGGCCGGCCACGACGCGGGCGACGCGCTGCTGCGCAGCGTCGCGGCGCGGCTCGCGGCGTGCGGAGGCGGGCAGCATGCGCTCACGCGCGTCGGCGGCGACGAGTTCGTGATCCTCGTCGACGACTGCGACGATCCCGACCGGCTCGAGGTGCTCGCGCGCGAGGTGATCGACGCGATCGCGAAGCCGTTCGCGATCGCGAACAACGAATACTGGCTCGGCGTGTCGATCGGGATCAGCGTCGCGCCGCGCGACGGCGACGACGCCGTCACGTTGATGCGCAACGCCGATTCGGCGATGTACGACGCGAAGCAGCGCGGCCGCAACCACTTCACGTTCTTCACCGCGCAGCTCAACCTGCGGCTGCAGCGCCGCTTCGCGATCGAGCAGTCGCTGCGGCGCGCGCTCGCGTCGGACATGCTGCGGCTCGCGTATCAGCCCGTCGTCGACGCGCGCAGCGGCCGCACCGTCGGCGCCGAGGCGCTGCTGCGCTGGACGAGCCCCGAGCTCGGGCCGATGTCGCCGGCGGAGTTCATTCCGGTCGCGGAAGATACGGGGCTGATCGTCGCGATCGGCCAGTGGGTGCTCGAAACCGCGTGCCGGCAGGCGGCCGAATGGCGCCGCACGATCGCACCCGACCTGATGCTGGCCGTCAACCTGTCGCCGCGGCAGTTCCACGAGGGCCTCGTCGAGTCGGTCGGCCGCTGCCTCGCGCAGACGCGGCTCGATCCGTCCGCGCTCGAGCTCGAGATTACCGAAGGACTGCTGATGAACGACACGGACACCGTGCTGCCGATGCTCGAGGCGCTCACGGACATGAACGTGCGCATCTCGGTCGACGATTTCGGTACCGGCTATTCGTCGCTCGCGTACCTGAAGCGTTTTCCGCTGCACAACCTGAAGGTCGACCGCTCGTTCGTGTCGGGCGTGCCCGATCATCACGATTCGGTGGCGATCACGCAGGCCGTCGTCGCGATGGCGCATTCGCTCGGGATGAAGGTCACGGCAGAAGGGGTCGAGACGCAGGCGCAGTCGTGGTTCCTGCAGCAGATCGGCTGCGACATGCAGCAGGGCTACCTGTTCAGCCGCCCGCTGGACCCGACCGACTACGCGCGCCGGCTCGTCGCGCCGTAA
- a CDS encoding J domain-containing protein → MTTLYELLGVHEDASDEEIKRGYRKAAMKAHPDRNVGREAAAHALFQEIKEAYAILSDPAQRRVYDTVYAEEMLRHARLREEEERAQAERDAQYARFVTLAMRFAEQGHNRDVVFGVLLGRDCEAPLAERIAGSVVELHASRQAGASRDAQSDEPVPQHDENAAQTASARDARAPDGVSQPASEQASKDDIRKSDERAAHTDFFSVLWHSMFGLRQ, encoded by the coding sequence ATGACGACGCTATACGAATTGCTTGGCGTGCACGAGGACGCCTCCGACGAGGAAATCAAGCGCGGCTACCGGAAGGCCGCGATGAAAGCGCATCCCGACCGCAACGTCGGACGCGAGGCGGCCGCGCATGCGCTGTTTCAGGAGATCAAGGAGGCTTACGCGATTCTCTCGGACCCCGCGCAGCGCCGTGTCTACGACACCGTCTATGCGGAGGAGATGCTTCGCCACGCGCGCCTGCGCGAAGAGGAAGAGCGGGCGCAGGCGGAGCGTGATGCGCAATACGCACGATTCGTGACGCTGGCGATGCGCTTTGCCGAGCAAGGGCACAACCGCGACGTCGTGTTCGGCGTGTTGCTCGGCCGCGATTGCGAAGCGCCGCTTGCCGAGCGCATTGCCGGCAGCGTGGTCGAGCTGCATGCGTCGCGGCAGGCGGGGGCGTCGCGGGATGCGCAGAGCGACGAGCCGGTGCCGCAACACGACGAGAACGCGGCGCAGACGGCGTCGGCCCGGGACGCACGAGCGCCGGACGGCGTGTCGCAACCCGCGTCGGAGCAAGCGTCGAAGGACGACATCCGAAAGAGCGACGAACGTGCGGCACACACGGATTTCTTCAGCGTGCTGTGGCACAGCATGTTCGGGCTGCGCCAGTGA
- a CDS encoding cysteine hydrolase family protein, with protein sequence MLIDLQRAIDHPSWGERNNPHAESQVRRLLVHWRSQGWPVWHVRHDSTHPESHYRPGQPGHAFKPEATPVAGEPVIPKRTNSAFIGTDLEARLRAGGHDALVVAGVITNNSVEATVRVAGNLGFRTWLVADGCFTFARPDWNGTPRSADDVHAMSLANLHSEYCTVVSADALLGTSSQAE encoded by the coding sequence TTGCTGATCGACCTGCAGCGAGCGATCGACCATCCGAGTTGGGGAGAAAGAAACAACCCTCATGCGGAGTCGCAAGTTCGCCGGTTGCTCGTCCATTGGCGCAGCCAGGGCTGGCCGGTATGGCACGTTCGGCACGACTCCACACACCCGGAGTCTCACTACCGGCCGGGCCAGCCGGGGCACGCATTCAAGCCAGAGGCCACTCCGGTGGCCGGCGAACCCGTCATCCCGAAACGGACGAACAGCGCGTTCATCGGAACCGATCTGGAAGCCCGGCTTCGGGCCGGCGGCCACGACGCGCTGGTCGTGGCCGGCGTCATCACGAACAATTCGGTCGAGGCGACCGTTCGCGTGGCCGGCAATCTCGGCTTTCGCACGTGGCTCGTGGCTGACGGCTGCTTCACGTTCGCCCGGCCCGACTGGAACGGAACGCCCCGAAGCGCCGACGATGTTCACGCGATGTCGCTGGCCAACCTGCATTCCGAATACTGCACGGTCGTTAGCGCGGATGCGCTGCTGGGCACGTCCAGCCAGGCAGAGTGA
- a CDS encoding RDD family protein, whose product MTTNESAVDESVAGRVGDVAGFWRRTAAFGIDCVVLGLIGLALAILFFDQLAAIGQWGRLIGFLIGSTYFGLMEGHAGRCQSLGKQALKIKVIRCDADGIATLGVTQACLRYAIVAVPTVLGGIAFVDLPALNSPHEAWISRVNSFAVFLWGAALVYLLAFNRPSRQSLQDLAVSSLVVRVSTKQVRVVQVRRKHWVALGAFAGLILLASPFVNRYLASKLTELDQIQRATLTVPSVMRSGVTMSSIRHVGSSGDAPRTVTIISVVSGSPMLQTEQGTHAIARAAFGAWPMLANQDIVTIVSVRGADLGIASWRTQFVESWPGRQWASKMTSP is encoded by the coding sequence ATGACGACAAATGAAAGTGCGGTAGACGAAAGCGTGGCAGGTCGCGTTGGCGACGTCGCAGGGTTTTGGCGCAGGACGGCGGCGTTTGGCATCGATTGCGTCGTGCTTGGGCTGATTGGACTGGCGCTGGCCATTTTGTTCTTTGATCAGTTGGCCGCAATTGGACAGTGGGGGCGGTTGATTGGATTTCTAATCGGCTCGACTTATTTCGGCTTGATGGAAGGCCATGCCGGACGGTGTCAGTCACTCGGAAAGCAGGCGTTAAAAATCAAGGTCATCAGATGTGACGCGGACGGGATTGCAACGCTGGGCGTGACACAAGCGTGCCTGCGCTATGCAATTGTTGCCGTTCCGACCGTTCTCGGCGGTATCGCGTTTGTCGACCTCCCAGCGCTGAATTCACCTCATGAAGCATGGATCTCACGGGTTAACTCATTTGCCGTATTTCTGTGGGGCGCAGCGCTTGTATACCTGCTCGCGTTCAACCGGCCTAGCCGACAATCGTTGCAAGACCTGGCAGTCTCGAGTCTCGTCGTTCGAGTCTCCACGAAGCAGGTACGAGTTGTTCAGGTTCGCAGAAAGCACTGGGTCGCGCTGGGCGCCTTCGCCGGCCTCATACTGCTCGCGAGTCCGTTCGTAAATCGATATCTTGCGTCGAAGCTAACGGAACTGGACCAAATCCAGCGTGCAACGTTGACGGTCCCTTCGGTCATGCGAAGCGGAGTCACAATGAGTAGCATCAGGCATGTCGGATCGTCGGGCGATGCGCCTCGCACGGTTACCATTATTTCCGTTGTAAGCGGCTCCCCGATGCTACAAACCGAACAGGGTACGCATGCGATCGCGCGCGCTGCTTTTGGCGCGTGGCCGATGCTCGCAAACCAGGACATCGTAACGATTGTTTCCGTTCGCGGCGCCGACCTCGGCATTGCCTCCTGGCGAACACAGTTCGTCGAAAGTTGGCCAGGCCGCCAATGGGCATCGAAGATGACATCGCCATGA
- a CDS encoding YkvA family protein, whose protein sequence is MKRIVLLWKIVRNDLRILGYALRHPERPGWLIPAIALVALYAIDPFNFAVPFVGIVDDGVLVPMALHLMVRCLPTQLQRPRR, encoded by the coding sequence ATGAAAAGAATCGTTTTGCTTTGGAAAATTGTAAGGAACGATCTACGCATACTCGGGTATGCGTTGCGGCATCCCGAGCGCCCTGGATGGCTGATTCCCGCGATCGCTTTGGTCGCGCTGTACGCGATCGATCCTTTCAATTTCGCTGTTCCATTCGTCGGGATTGTGGACGATGGTGTACTGGTCCCAATGGCGTTGCACTTGATGGTCCGCTGTCTACCAACTCAGCTGCAACGCCCGCGCCGCTGA
- a CDS encoding SMI1/KNR4 family protein, whose amino-acid sequence MFNRIIVRKAASACPTAADVSAAEEKLRTRFPKGYAEYITRFGEGVLGGDFVRIYPPRRILAELEDWRARIDQYWFWDEGRSVLTKDAASRAIVIGDTTVGDELIFHPGSPDRILVLPRESESIFVAGDGLEQAIEWLCTSGELSEPFDERDFEGVA is encoded by the coding sequence ATGTTCAATCGAATCATCGTGCGTAAGGCCGCTTCTGCTTGCCCCACAGCGGCGGATGTCAGCGCGGCCGAAGAGAAGCTACGGACAAGGTTTCCGAAAGGCTATGCGGAGTACATTACGCGGTTTGGCGAAGGTGTTCTCGGCGGCGATTTCGTTCGAATTTATCCGCCTCGAAGGATTCTGGCGGAGCTTGAAGACTGGCGGGCGCGCATCGATCAATACTGGTTCTGGGATGAGGGGCGAAGTGTCCTGACCAAGGACGCGGCGTCTCGCGCGATCGTCATCGGCGATACCACGGTGGGTGACGAGCTGATTTTTCATCCGGGCAGTCCCGATCGGATATTGGTTCTGCCACGAGAAAGCGAGTCCATTTTTGTGGCCGGGGACGGACTGGAGCAGGCGATCGAATGGCTATGCACTTCGGGCGAACTCAGCGAGCCGTTCGATGAACGTGATTTCGAGGGGGTTGCTTGA